From Bombyx mori chromosome 26, ASM3026992v2, one genomic window encodes:
- the GSTe2 gene encoding glutathione S-transferase epsilon 2 (The RefSeq protein has 1 substitution compared to this genomic sequence) translates to MSIIIYQTSVSPPARSALMVVNILGIKAETREVTLPRRDHYSQEYLEKNPLHTVPILEEDDLVIADSHAIITYLVSKYGEEKHESMYPKDLKIRAITDQMLYFDATILFPRLKTVIYSVVRGQGMSRQQIADIQEAYDVLEIYLSKNIFVAGNEFTVADISCVATLSSLDCVLPVDKKHVNVNRWWATLSNEKWYKEVNVPGLELFRSFIKQFLK, encoded by the coding sequence ATGTCTATAATTATTTACCAAACATCGGTCAGTCCACCGGCCAGGTCTGCACTTATGGTCGTAAACATTCTCGGTATCAAAGCAGAAACGAGAGAAGTGACTTTACCAAGAAGAGATCACTATTCGCAGGAATATTTAGAGAAGAACCCTCTACATACAGTACCGATTCTTGAAGAAGATGATCTGGTGATTGCCGATAGCCACGCTATTATAACGTACTTAGTATCGAAGTATGGTGAGGAGAAACACGAAAGCATGTACCCTAAGGACTTGAAAATACGAGCGATAATCGACCAAATGCTGTACTTCGACGCGACCATTCTATTCCCCAGATTGAAAACTGTGATATATAGTGTCGTTAGGGGACAAGGTATGTCGCGACAACAAATCGCAGATATCCAGGAAGCGTACGAcgttttagaaatatatttgagTAAGAACATTTTTGTGGCTGGCAATGAATTCACGGTTGCCGACATTTCGTGTGTTGCTACTCTATCGTCGCTAGACTGTGTGTTGCCAGTCGATAAAAAACACGTAAATGTTAACAGATGGTGGGCTACATTAAGCAACGAAAAATGGTATAAGGAAGTTAATGTACCAGGTCTAGAGTTATTTAGAAGTTTTATTAAACAATTCttgaagtaa
- the GSTe2 gene encoding glutathione S-transferase epsilon 2 isoform X1 — protein MSIIIYQTSVSPPARSALMVVNILGIKAETREVTLPRRDHYSQEYLEKNPLHTVPILEEDDLVIADSHAIITYLVSKYGEEKHESMYPKDLKIRAIIDQMLYFDATILFPRLKTVIYSVVRGQGMSRQQIADIQEAYDVLEIYLSKNIFVAGNEFTVADISCVATLSSLDCVLPVDKKHVNVNRWWATLSNEKWYKEVNVPGLELFRSFIKQFLK, from the coding sequence ATGTCTATAATTATTTACCAAACATCGGTCAGTCCACCGGCCAGGTCTGCACTTATGGTCGTAAACATTCTCGGTATCAAAGCAGAAACGAGAGAAGTGACTTTACCAAGAAGAGATCACTATTCGCAGGAATATTTAGAGAAGAACCCTCTACATACAGTACCGATTCTTGAAGAAGATGATCTGGTGATTGCCGATAGCCACGCTATTATAACGTACTTAGTATCGAAGTATGGTGAGGAGAAACACGAAAGCATGTACCCTAAGGACTTGAAAATACGAGCGATAATCGACCAAATGCTGTACTTCGACGCGACCATTCTATTCCCCAGATTGAAAACTGTGATATATAGTGTCGTTAGGGGACAAGGTATGTCGCGACAACAAATCGCAGATATCCAGGAAGCGTACGAcgttttagaaatatatttgagTAAGAACATTTTTGTGGCTGGCAATGAATTCACGGTTGCCGACATTTCGTGTGTTGCTACTCTATCGTCGCTAGACTGTGTGTTGCCAGTCGATAAAAAACACGTAAATGTTAACAGATGGTGGGCTACATTAAGCAACGAAAAATGGTATAAGGAAGTTAATGTACCAGGTCTAGAGTTATTTAGAAGTTTTATTAAACAATTCttgaagtaa